The Triticum urartu cultivar G1812 unplaced genomic scaffold, Tu2.1 TuUngrouped_contig_4310, whole genome shotgun sequence DNA segment acggtcctcaaggagGTACTCCCACTGACCTCATGCCGGCCTGCTCTTCAGATTCAGTACATGTTCCTGCAATGCTGGGGTAATTTTCGATCTTTTGGAGTGATTGTAATTTTCAGTAAACTCATTTGTTTTTTCTACTGGATCGTACAAGGTCGAGTTGGAGGACCCGCTGGAAAATCTAGGAGTTAAATTGGTCAGACAGGCCGGCGCCAGGACGAACGATATTGCCGGCGATGGGTGTACCACTTCTATAATCCTTGCTCAAGGCCTCATTGCTGAAGGAATGAAGGTATGCTGATACAGAATTGCACCGTAGTTCTCTATATTTCTTGGTTTGGAAAGTCATCAGAAGTTTTTGGTATAATGAACATTGACCGAAAATGTTGGGTAGACCATGGTCTACCCGCACTTATGCTCAGGGCCACTCACCTCTAGACACAGTTTACCCGGATGTGTGCACAGCGGGTAAGGTAAACTATGACGGGAGTCATTAAAAGGGAGATTAAGTGGGCTATAGTTGCTAAGTAAACCTACTAGTAGATGCTAGCACCATAGGTATAATATAAAATACTATATTCCTTGGAACTATGTGAATGTTGTCTCCTATGCACCATCACTATTCATACTTGTTTATTCCTAGTAGGCGAGGGAGCttgcttgttttatttttgtTGTTTATTCCCAGTTGTAGTATGATTTTGGCGCATGCTTTCTTTATAAGCTGTAAAACTCAACCGTATTTGCGGATGCGGCATACATTTTTTTTAGGTTTATAATAGTACATATTTatttttttgaacattttttagGCTGTAAGACTTAACCTAGCATTTCAAATCATTCTGTAAAGTCTTATGGATATAAAAGACTACCTGCAGTGTGTCAGTGCAGATTTACAActgtagaagtgcatgctctagccaatgcaaccaaaagaCCGATCTGATGGAAGAGACTAGGCAACACATTATACGTGAACAACTTTACTTATCCTTGCAAAATTCTTTCTTCTTCGTATGAATTTAATTTAAATACCAGAGGGCTCCCGTCTTTTCAGATTTTATTAAAAAAATTCAGACAAAACTTCGATTTTCACGAGCTGCAGTATGTCAGTACAGATTTACAACTTTAGTTATTCTTGCAAAATTCTTTATTCTTCATATGAATTAAAATACCGGAGGGCTTCAGTCTATTTCAAATTTTATTAGAAATTGTCAGGATAAAACTTCGATTTTCATGAGCTGCAGTATGTCAGTACAGATTTACAACTTTAGTTATCCTTGCAAAGTTATTTACTCTTCGTATGAACTAAAATACCGGAGGGCTTCAGTCTGTTTCAGATTTTATTAGAAATTGCCAGGACAAAACTTCGGTTTTCACGAGCTATTTAAAAAAAAGTGCTACAGTTCTTAGGTACGTGTGCCAGCCCATCTCGTtcaaaatagaaaatgagctcacgCAGGCCTACTAGTATGTTCAATGATTAACGCTGGTTCGGGAAGGTTAAGGCTAACTAAAAAATTTGAATTCAAAGAGGGAGCAGATCCACATGTGAAACAGTAGTATATCATACGACGCCCACTATAGGTTCGGGTGGACCATGGTTCAGAAACTCACCTCTCGAACATTGACAGACACAAACAATTCTGAAACCTAAACCTGCATCTGAATATTTTCAAAAAGTAGGTTCTTGCTGCTGGAATGAATCCGGTTCAAATTGCGCGTGGCATTGGGAGGACTGCTGATGCTTTGGTTTCTGAACTCAAGTTGATGTCACGTGAGGTATGGTTTATCAGTTAATCTATGACTATGAATGCCTCTGTATGTTCCTACCAAAGATATCATAACATTTTGTAAATTAATGCCTTCTAGATTGAAGATCATGAAATAGCACACGTGGCTGCAGTTAGCGCCGGAAACGACTACGCTGTCGGAAACATGATTTCTGATGCTTTTAAAAGAGTAGGGAGGGAAGGCATGGTTAGGATTGAAAACGGGAGAAGCACTGTAAACAGTTTGGAGGTTGTCGAAGGAATGCAGTTTGAACGTGGTTACCTCTCACCGTTCTTTGTGACTAATCATGCAAATATGTCCGCGGAGTACACTGACTGTAAGGTAGTGCAGATATCTCCATCATGTCTCCCCAGGCCACTGCATCAGAAGATGCACACACATCATTCTGCTGGATAATTTCAAGAGTTATGTTTTGTCTTTTGTAGATCCTGTTGGTTGACAAGATAATTTCTGATCCAAGGGAACTTTTAAGGGTATGCTTTAGTGCTGTAAAAGAAGATTTTCCATTGTTAATAATTGCTGAGGATGTCGAAGAAGAAGCATTGTCTACTTTGACGAGAAACAAGCTATCAGGGATGATCAAAGTGGCAGCAATTAAGGCTCCTTCTTTCGGTGAACAAAAAACCCAATGCTTAGAAGACATTGCAATCATAACAGGAGGTACATAACTGGGTCACGAAATCAACTGATGCAACTCCAGTCATCAACATCTCTTGTTGGTTTTCAGGTACAGTAGTGAGAGATGACATGGGATACACACTAGAAGAGGCAGGGCAAGAGTTCTTAGGCTCTGCTTCTAAAGTAATAGTCAAGAAAGATTCAACACTAATTGTTACTGATGGAAGCACCCTTCATGCAGTTGAGAAAAGGGTTGCTCAGATAAAAGGCCAAGTTGAGGTATAGCCCAATAGTTTGATGCAAAACATGGAATAGTCCATGTGACGTTTTATATGTACGTACTGGATAAACTGCAGTTAAAGCTTCCTGTGGCTACCATGGACCTATGAATATGGTCATCTTAATGCGGTGATATTTTTCATTTCTAATTTTCAGAACTCAAAGGAGAGGTACCAGAAAAAGATACTGGGTGAGAGGATTGCAAGGTTATCTGGTGCAATTGCAATCATTCAGGTCATCAGGTGTCACAAGTATTTTTAGCTAACTAAGCAAAACTTTGTGTAACTAGCCTTTTGTGCTGTTTGGACTGCATGATTCTAATAATCTGGCGTCAAGTTAATTGCAGGTTGGTGCTCAAACAGTCATTGAGCTGAAAGATAAGAAACTGAGAATTGAAGATGCCCTTAATGCAACCATGGTACCACTAACCAATCTACAATCTTATTATGCGATGTTCTGTGAAGTACAATTTTCCTATCTCGTAACCACATCTTGGATATTTCAGGCAGCTATTGAGGAAGGTGTTGTAGTTGGTGGTGGATGCAGCCTACTAAGATTATCCCAGAAGATTGACATGATCAAGGAATCATTGGATAATTTAGAGCAGAAGGTAAAATACAATGGTTTCATTTACGGTGCAAAATGCAACTAGGGAAATAATGAGCATGTGGCCCTAATTACCACTGTAGAAATTATCTGAAGGACTATAGTATACCGAGTAGATGATCTAATGAACACACATTACTAAAAGTTTATAATAGCCATCTTGCTAATTTCTGGAGACCAAAAACCTAAATCTTGATCTATATTAAATCTGAGAACAAACCAGGCATATGAGAGGGCTACGTCATCCCGATTTCATTGCACAATTACCATTTGACAAACATAAAATGTTTATACAGAAGGACTGCAGTGCACAAGAAAAAAACAAGAAACTGCCAACAACTCACAATAAGACAATCAGTATTCCAAAATGCCGTACTACACATGGATTTCATTGTCCAC contains these protein-coding regions:
- the LOC125527643 gene encoding ruBisCO large subunit-binding protein subunit beta, chloroplastic-like, with amino-acid sequence MSRMPLPPSPPPSLSSKAPTLPFSPKKTPPMPVYKDLHFNHDLSATKKLQAGVDLVARLVGVTLGPKGRNVVLANKYGPPKIVNDGETVLKEVELEDPLENLGVKLVRQAGARTNDIAGDGCTTSIILAQGLIAEGMKVLAAGMNPVQIARGIGRTADALVSELKLMSREIEDHEIAHVAAVSAGNDYAVGNMISDAFKRVGREGMVRIENGRSTVNSLEVVEGMQFERGYLSPFFVTNHANMSAEYTDCKILLVDKIISDPRELLRVCFSAVKEDFPLLIIAEDVEEEALSTLTRNKLSGMIKVAAIKAPSFGEQKTQCLEDIAIITGGTVVRDDMGYTLEEAGQEFLGSASKVIVKKDSTLIVTDGSTLHAVEKRVAQIKGQVENSKERYQKKILGERIARLSGAIAIIQVGAQTVIELKDKKLRIEDALNATMAAIEEGVVVGGGCSLLRLSQKIDMIKESLDNLEQKIGADIFKHALSYPSTLIANNAGMSGKFVIEKVLANDNASYGYNAANGCYEDLMASGILDPSKVVRCCIEHSAVVAKSFLTSDVVIVEAQESKPIRVRPPMPPRNLIPPMPASVSGIRV